The genomic stretch CGAGGCCCGCCGGAGGAGGTGGCGCAGGTGGCGGACATGCTGCGGCGCATCATGAAGAACCTCGCCGACGGGCCGGACGCCTAGGGTGCTTGGGTGGCGCGGGCGCGGACGGCGGCGAGGATGATGTGGCGTATCAGGCCGCTGCCGAGGCGGATCACCGCCCAGTACCGCAGGAAGGCCCGTCGTGCGGCCGGGCTCGTGGCCAGGACGCGGGTCTCGGTCACCAGCCGCACCCGCCCCGAGCCCGCTTCCTCCAACACGAAGCTGAACGTGCCCTTCGCGTAGCCCGGGCGGTCGAAGGCGTCGAAGTCGCCGGCGGTGGCGACGGACGGCGTGTCCTCGGCGCGGCCCAGGCGCCACCACTGGCCGATCGTGCCGAGAACCATCTCGCGGCCCGGCTCCTCGGCCAGGAGCGTGAATGCGGGCGGAATGGGATGGGGGCGCCCGCCGCGTAACCGCGAGACCAGCGCGCGGGCGGCGAAGAGCGGTTTGGCGAGGCGGACGTCCGACGGGTGCAGGTGCGTGAGGGTGTCCCAGACACGCTCGCGCGAGGCATTGATCACGATGGAGTGGCGTTCGGCGGCGTCGGGGCGGGGGATGAGCCGGTCGGCGAGCTGGGACATGGGCCACCTCTTCCATACGGATGCGTATGGTGCCGACTATACGGTGCCGTATGGCAGGCTGGCCGGGTGGGTCGGTTGAACGCGGATGACTGGGCGCGGGCCGCGCTGGACGCGCTGGCGGAAGGCGGGCTGGCGGCTGTCGCCGTCGAGCCGGTGGCCGTGCGGCTCGGCGTGTCGAAAGGCAGCTTCTACTGGCACTTCGCCAACCGGCAGGCGCTGGTGGAGGCGGCGTTGTGGCGCTGGGAGGCCGAGACCGAGGAGATCATCGCCGGGCTGGAGGCGGTGCGCGATCCGGTGGCGCGCATGCGGACGCTGCTCGAACGGGCGTTGGGGGACGGGCGCGACGCGGCCGTCGCGTTCCGGCTGATCAGCGAGGCCGACGATCCGGTGGTGGGGGCGGTGGTGCGGCGGGTGAGCAAGCGGCGGCTGGCGTACATGCAGGCCACGTTGGAGGAGGCCGGGCAGCCGCCGGCGGAGGCCCGCCGGCGGGTGCTGGCCGGGTACGGCGGTTACCTGGGGCTCGCCGCACTGGCCCGCGTCGGGGTGGTGACGGAGCCGCCGCTCGACCTGGTCGACCCGCTCATGGCCGAGCTCGGCCTCCCGCCGGCCTGACCTCGGAG from Nonomuraea polychroma encodes the following:
- a CDS encoding TetR/AcrR family transcriptional regulator, which codes for MNADDWARAALDALAEGGLAAVAVEPVAVRLGVSKGSFYWHFANRQALVEAALWRWEAETEEIIAGLEAVRDPVARMRTLLERALGDGRDAAVAFRLISEADDPVVGAVVRRVSKRRLAYMQATLEEAGQPPAEARRRVLAGYGGYLGLAALARVGVVTEPPLDLVDPLMAELGLPPA